The following proteins are encoded in a genomic region of Anaerolineae bacterium:
- the sucD gene encoding succinate--CoA ligase subunit alpha — protein MSILVGQDTRLLVQGITGREGAFHTEQMKTYGTNVVAGVTPGKGGDWIHGIPVFDTVKEAINATDANTSIIYVPARFAADAIMEAADAEIALIVCITEGIPVLDMIKVQSFLKGKGTRLIGPNCPGVITPDQAKVGIMPAHIHQPGSVGLVSRSGTLTYEVVQALTDKGIGQSTAVGIGGDPIIGSTFIDILRLFEGDPLTDQVVLIGEIGGTDEQKAAHFITEQMNKPVTAFIAGRTAPPGKRMGHAGAIIEGGEGTAEEKIKAFAAVGVKVAELPEEVADIVAKLM, from the coding sequence ATGAGCATTTTAGTTGGCCAAGATACCCGCTTACTGGTGCAGGGCATTACCGGGCGCGAGGGCGCTTTTCACACGGAACAGATGAAGACTTATGGTACTAATGTAGTGGCCGGGGTTACGCCGGGCAAAGGCGGCGACTGGATACACGGTATTCCCGTCTTTGACACGGTCAAAGAGGCCATCAACGCCACCGACGCCAACACCAGTATTATCTATGTGCCGGCTCGTTTTGCCGCAGACGCCATTATGGAAGCCGCCGATGCCGAGATAGCCTTGATCGTCTGCATTACCGAAGGCATTCCGGTGCTGGACATGATTAAGGTGCAAAGTTTTCTCAAGGGCAAAGGAACGCGCTTGATTGGCCCCAATTGTCCCGGCGTAATTACCCCTGACCAGGCCAAAGTAGGGATTATGCCGGCTCATATTCACCAGCCGGGCAGCGTGGGCCTTGTCTCCCGCAGCGGAACGCTGACCTACGAAGTGGTGCAAGCCCTGACGGACAAAGGGATCGGCCAGAGCACCGCCGTAGGCATTGGCGGCGACCCCATTATTGGCAGCACTTTTATTGACATTTTAAGACTGTTTGAAGGCGACCCCCTGACCGACCAGGTGGTGCTCATTGGTGAAATCGGCGGCACGGACGAACAAAAAGCCGCCCACTTTATTACCGAACAGATGAACAAGCCGGTAACGGCCTTTATTGCCGGCCGCACCGCCCCGCCGGGCAAACGCATGGGGCACGCCGGAGCCATTATCGAAGGCGGCGAAGGCACTGCCGAGGAAAAAATCAAAGCCTTTGCCGCCGTTGGCGTAAAAGTGGCTGAACTGCCAGAGGAAGTGGCGGACATTGTCGCTAAATTGATGTAG